Proteins encoded within one genomic window of Rhododendron vialii isolate Sample 1 chromosome 1a, ASM3025357v1:
- the LOC131321847 gene encoding magnesium transporter MRS2-2-like isoform X5: protein MGREGFIVPMETQASLKKKTAVSWRWMLMDDSGEGAVLDLDKYDIMRRVPIHARDLRILDPMLSYPSIILGRERAIVLNLEHIKAIITSEEVLLRDPLDDNVIPIIEELQRRLPPVNAICKGQVEDEENHGAKDDVESVEQESPFEFRALEVALEGICSFLDARTRELETAAYPALDELTSKISSRNLDRVRKLKSAMTRLTSRVQKVRDELEQLLDDDDDMADLYLSRKSVKASSPNSASSIPDWVPPSPTIGSNSKISRISRASLTTINGHNDVEELEMLLEAYFMQIEGTLNKLTTLREYIDDTEDYINIQLDNHRNQLIQLELFLSSGTVCLSIYSLVAAIFGMNIPYTWKEGHGYVFKWDFSVDPFSYR, encoded by the exons ATGGGTCGGGAGGGTTTCATTGTGCCAATGGAGACCCAAGCGTCGTTGAAGAAGAAAACGGCGGTTTCGTGGCGGTGGATGCTGATGGACGACAGTGGAGAGGGCGCGGTTCTGGATTTGGACAAGTACGATATCATGCGCCGCGTGCCGATTCACGCTAGAGATCTTCGGATTCTTGACCCCATGTTGTCTTATCCTTCCATTATTTTGGGCCGAGAACGAGCTATTGTTCTCAATTTGGAG CACATTAAAGCAATCATCACGAGTGAAGAG GTATTGCTTCGAGACCCGCTAGATGATAATGTTATCCCTATCATCGAAGAACTACAGAGAAGACTGCCCCCAGTGAATGCCATATGCAAAGGCCAAGTAGAGGATGAGGAGAATCATGGAGCAAAAGACGATGTTGAATCCGTTGAACAGG AATCCCCGTTTGAGTTCCGGGCTCTAGAGGTAGCTCTAGAAGGCATATGTAGCTTCCTTGATGCGAGGACGAGAGAATTGGAGACTGCTGCATACCCAGCTTTAGATGAGCTGACCTCAAAG ATTAGCAGCCGGAATTTGGATCGAGTGCGTAAACTAAAGAGTGCAATGACAAGGCTAACTAGTCGGGTACAAAAG GTAAGGGATGAACTAGAACAACTTCTTGATGACGATGATGACATGGCAGATCTATACTTGTCAAGAAAATCGGTTAAGGCGTCATCGCCTAATAGTGCTTCTAGCATTCCTGATTGGGTCCCTCCATCTCCTACTATAGGTTCGAACTCGAAGATATCCAGAATAAGTAGGGCAAGTTTGACGACTATCAACGGACATAATGATGTCGAGGAACTTGAAATGTTGCTTGAG GCTTATTTTATGCAGATTGAAGGTACCTTGAACAAACTTACCACG TTGCGTGAATATATCGACGACACAGAGGATTACATCAACATTCAG CTGGATAATCACCGTAATCAGCTGATTCAG CTGGAGTTATTCCTAAGTTCTGGGACTGTTTGTTTGTCTATATATTCATTGGTGGCTGCTATATTTGGCATGAATATACCTTACACATGGAAAGAAGGCCATGGCTATGTATTCAAATGG GACTTCTCTGTGGATCCATTTTCTTATCGATAG
- the LOC131321847 gene encoding magnesium transporter MRS2-I-like isoform X2 — MGREGFIVPMETQASLKKKTAVSWRWMLMDDSGEGAVLDLDKYDIMRRVPIHARDLRILDPMLSYPSIILGRERAIVLNLEHIKAIITSEEVLLRDPLDDNVIPIIEELQRRLPPVNAICKGQVEDEENHGAKDDVESVEQESPFEFRALEVALEGICSFLDARTRELETAAYPALDELTSKISSRNLDRVRKLKSAMTRLTSRVQKVRDELEQLLDDDDDMADLYLSRKSVKASSPNSASSIPDWVPPSPTIGSNSKISRISRASLTTINGHNDVEELEMLLEAYFMQIEGTLNKLTTLREYIDDTEDYINIQLDNHRNQLIQLELFLSSGTVCLSIYSLVAAIFGMNIPYTWKEGHGYVFKWVVILAGLLCGSIFLSIVTYARHKGLVGS; from the exons ATGGGTCGGGAGGGTTTCATTGTGCCAATGGAGACCCAAGCGTCGTTGAAGAAGAAAACGGCGGTTTCGTGGCGGTGGATGCTGATGGACGACAGTGGAGAGGGCGCGGTTCTGGATTTGGACAAGTACGATATCATGCGCCGCGTGCCGATTCACGCTAGAGATCTTCGGATTCTTGACCCCATGTTGTCTTATCCTTCCATTATTTTGGGCCGAGAACGAGCTATTGTTCTCAATTTGGAG CACATTAAAGCAATCATCACGAGTGAAGAG GTATTGCTTCGAGACCCGCTAGATGATAATGTTATCCCTATCATCGAAGAACTACAGAGAAGACTGCCCCCAGTGAATGCCATATGCAAAGGCCAAGTAGAGGATGAGGAGAATCATGGAGCAAAAGACGATGTTGAATCCGTTGAACAGG AATCCCCGTTTGAGTTCCGGGCTCTAGAGGTAGCTCTAGAAGGCATATGTAGCTTCCTTGATGCGAGGACGAGAGAATTGGAGACTGCTGCATACCCAGCTTTAGATGAGCTGACCTCAAAG ATTAGCAGCCGGAATTTGGATCGAGTGCGTAAACTAAAGAGTGCAATGACAAGGCTAACTAGTCGGGTACAAAAG GTAAGGGATGAACTAGAACAACTTCTTGATGACGATGATGACATGGCAGATCTATACTTGTCAAGAAAATCGGTTAAGGCGTCATCGCCTAATAGTGCTTCTAGCATTCCTGATTGGGTCCCTCCATCTCCTACTATAGGTTCGAACTCGAAGATATCCAGAATAAGTAGGGCAAGTTTGACGACTATCAACGGACATAATGATGTCGAGGAACTTGAAATGTTGCTTGAG GCTTATTTTATGCAGATTGAAGGTACCTTGAACAAACTTACCACG TTGCGTGAATATATCGACGACACAGAGGATTACATCAACATTCAG CTGGATAATCACCGTAATCAGCTGATTCAG CTGGAGTTATTCCTAAGTTCTGGGACTGTTTGTTTGTCTATATATTCATTGGTGGCTGCTATATTTGGCATGAATATACCTTACACATGGAAAGAAGGCCATGGCTATGTATTCAAATGG GTGGTCATCCTCGCAGGACTTCTCTGTGGATCCATTTTCTTATCGATAGTTACATATGCACGGCACAAAGGTCTCGTCGGGTCTTGA
- the LOC131321847 gene encoding magnesium transporter MRS2-2-like isoform X6 has product MGREGFIVPMETQASLKKKTAVSWRWMLMDDSGEGAVLDLDKYDIMRRVPIHARDLRILDPMLSYPSIILGRERAIVLNLEHIKAIITSEEVLLRDPLDDNVIPIIEELQRRLPPVNAICKGQVEDEENHGAKDDVESVEQESPFEFRALEVALEGICSFLDARTRELETAAYPALDELTSKISSRNLDRVRKLKSAMTRLTSRVQKVRDELEQLLDDDDDMADLYLSRKSVKASSPNSASSIPDWVPPSPTIGSNSKISRISRASLTTINGHNDVEELEMLLEAYFMQIEGTLNKLTTLREYIDDTEDYINIQLELFLSSGTVCLSIYSLVAAIFGMNIPYTWKEGHGYVFKWDFSVDPFSYR; this is encoded by the exons ATGGGTCGGGAGGGTTTCATTGTGCCAATGGAGACCCAAGCGTCGTTGAAGAAGAAAACGGCGGTTTCGTGGCGGTGGATGCTGATGGACGACAGTGGAGAGGGCGCGGTTCTGGATTTGGACAAGTACGATATCATGCGCCGCGTGCCGATTCACGCTAGAGATCTTCGGATTCTTGACCCCATGTTGTCTTATCCTTCCATTATTTTGGGCCGAGAACGAGCTATTGTTCTCAATTTGGAG CACATTAAAGCAATCATCACGAGTGAAGAG GTATTGCTTCGAGACCCGCTAGATGATAATGTTATCCCTATCATCGAAGAACTACAGAGAAGACTGCCCCCAGTGAATGCCATATGCAAAGGCCAAGTAGAGGATGAGGAGAATCATGGAGCAAAAGACGATGTTGAATCCGTTGAACAGG AATCCCCGTTTGAGTTCCGGGCTCTAGAGGTAGCTCTAGAAGGCATATGTAGCTTCCTTGATGCGAGGACGAGAGAATTGGAGACTGCTGCATACCCAGCTTTAGATGAGCTGACCTCAAAG ATTAGCAGCCGGAATTTGGATCGAGTGCGTAAACTAAAGAGTGCAATGACAAGGCTAACTAGTCGGGTACAAAAG GTAAGGGATGAACTAGAACAACTTCTTGATGACGATGATGACATGGCAGATCTATACTTGTCAAGAAAATCGGTTAAGGCGTCATCGCCTAATAGTGCTTCTAGCATTCCTGATTGGGTCCCTCCATCTCCTACTATAGGTTCGAACTCGAAGATATCCAGAATAAGTAGGGCAAGTTTGACGACTATCAACGGACATAATGATGTCGAGGAACTTGAAATGTTGCTTGAG GCTTATTTTATGCAGATTGAAGGTACCTTGAACAAACTTACCACG TTGCGTGAATATATCGACGACACAGAGGATTACATCAACATTCAG CTGGAGTTATTCCTAAGTTCTGGGACTGTTTGTTTGTCTATATATTCATTGGTGGCTGCTATATTTGGCATGAATATACCTTACACATGGAAAGAAGGCCATGGCTATGTATTCAAATGG GACTTCTCTGTGGATCCATTTTCTTATCGATAG